AGCAGTCTCTCGAGTCGCGATCAGCCAGGTAGATCCGAGGTAGTGCCACCAATCTGGGGAATTCTTGAGCTCATTAGTGAGCCCCGAGTAGTTCTTGCCTGGCTTCCTCAGGTCATACGATACGTTGTAAATATACACTTCTGCTTACCTCCTGAAATAGAGAGGGTTGAGGGTCGGAGGAGGTCTGAGGCACCTGGGGGGCCAGCGCCTTCTCCATAGATTAGATGTGAGTATACGGCATGTTCGTAATGATGTCAAGAGTACTCACATGATTGTCTAGCAAACATGTTTGCGATATTGACATCCTGGGCCAGCATGCGTAGGATGCAGACATGGTTGAGCTCTTCTACAGTGACTTTGGGCAACGACTTGCACAGGCTCGACGCAGGAGCGGCCGAGAACTTACCCAGCACGAGCTTGCGGAGCGGATTGGGCTGAGCCGCTCTTCTCTAGCAAACATCGAGAGAGGCAGACAGAGAGTCCACTTACACGTCCTTGTTCGGCTTGCAGAGGCCCTTGAGATGCCTCCATCTGAGCTACTCCCGACCTCTTCAAGGGGAGGCAGCTCGACGGAAAGAGCGCTCAAGGGAGTCGGAGTGTCGGATAGCGTAATTCAGCGCGCCATTGAGAGCATGGAGGATGTCGATGACGTGGACAACGAGAGCAGCAGAAAGAGCGCAGGAGCTTCTGAACGAGCTGCAGGTCCATGAAGCGCCCATTGATGTCCGAGACATTGGCAGACAGCTCGGAGTCATCGTCCTTGAGGAAGACCTAGAGGGTGAAGTTTCCGGGATGTTGACGCGGGAAGCGCGGCGCCCCGTGATCCTAGTCAATCGGAGCGATTCGATAACCAGGAAGCGATTCAGCATCGCCCATGAGCTAGGGCACTTCCTGCTACATAAGGAGACGGTCTTCGTAGATCGACGGGTTCGATTTCGGAATCAGCGCTCGAGCCTTGGGATCGACCGAGAGGAAATCGAGGCGAATCAGTTCGCGGCGGAACTCTTGATGCCCACCGACTTCATTGGACGCATCTTCAGCCAGCTCCAGGATGCCGGCTGTGCGGAAGACTGCGAAGAACTTGTATCAAAGATGGCAGGCAGCTTCGAGGTGAGCCCTCAGGCGATGGAGATCAGGCTTGTCAACCTCGGCATCCTCAGTACTGTCTAGCTCTACTCTCCTGCCTTCCAGGACGTTCGACTTTGGACTTTCCTAACTCGGGGCTTTGCACTGGCAGAGGGTCTCCTCGCGAATAGCTACAGAGCAACCGTATTCCGATTTCGATCAGGGCTCTTTGTTTCCATACCGGATCAACTCCGATAGCCTCTCTTCATTCTCTGGGCCCTTCCTCGGCGAACGGCCCCATAACGAAGCGCATTCGTGGAGTTGACGTGCCTGATTCGCCCCCTACAAACGAGACTCGGCTCTCAGAACGCTGGCGACCGCAGCTCGGCCTCGGCCTCATCCTCCTGTCCCTCGTTGCCTGGGCATCCTGGTTCATCTACCGGACCTCATTCAGGGTTGGCGACTCGCGCGTGTTTTGCCTCTTCGACGACGCGATGATCTCGATGACCTACGCCCGGAATGTGGTCGAGGGATGGGGCCTGAACTGGGCGCGCTTTGGCGAGCCGGTCGAGGGCTTCACATGCCCACTCTGGGTGGCTGCAATGGTGCCGGTCAACCTACTGCCGGTCTCGCTTGAGGTTCGGAGCCTCTTCGTTCAGCTGCTCTCTTTGTGCCTACTGATGGTAATGCTTCTCCTGGTGAAGCGCTTGGTGACCGGGCACTTCGGGGCACCGACCCGAAGCCATTGGGTACCCGCCGTGGTTCTCACTGCTGGCTACTACCCGCTCCTCTACTGGTCGCTGATGGGCATGGAGACCGCGCTCCAAGCGGTCTTGCTTGTTGCTATGGTGCTCACGACACTCGACATCACGGAGCGAAGAAGGCCTCGCCACGTCCTCTTTTTTTGTCTCGCCTCGCTCGCCTATTTGACCCGCATGGACATGCTGCTCTGTGTCGGTATCTGCGTGCTCTTTCTCGTTCTCACGGCACGGCCCCGCCGCGAGACGGTTCGCTCATGGGTTCTTGGTGGAGCGATCTTCCTCGGAACGCTCGTGTCGTATCAGGCATTTCGGTGGCTGTACTTCCATGATGTCCTGCCCAACACCTACTACCTCAAGCTCTCGGGTATCCCCCTGCATCTGCGCATTCTCCGAGGGCTTTCGGTGCTCCCGGATTTCCTGATTTCTCATGGTTGGATTCTGGGAATCTGTCTCGCGGGCATGCTCTTCGTACGGGAGAAGCGCCGCACGCTGCTTCTACCGCTCTGCATCGTGCTCGCCTACATCGCCTACAGCGTCTATGTCGGCGGTGACGCCTGGGAACACTCCCCCATCGACGCAAATCGCTTCGTCGCCTTCGCTCTGCCGCTGGTCTTCGTAGTGTTCACTGGCTTGGCGAATCGATTGCTCAGCCAGCTGGATGCAGGAAGGGTGCTTGGGCGCGAAGTGGGCACGAAGCTTCTCTATGCTACGACCATGGTGCTCGCACTCATCACCAACGGGCTGCTGGTAAACCCGGAAAGCCGAGAGAAGTGGCAAGCAGCCTTGGTGACGGAGCGGCCTTTTCTCGTCACGAGCCACCACCTGGTCGCGACAGAGACGTTGTCGCTGAAGAAGCGTTTCCCATCCGGTACGCGGGTTGCCACTGCCTGGTCAGGGATTCCGGCCTACTTCACGGACTTCGAGATGGTAGATGTTCTTGGATACAATGATCCATTGATTGCCCACCTGGATCCAGTACCAAGCCTATCTGTCGACACGTTCGAGAAGATCACTCCTGGCCATATGAAGTGGAATCTGAACCTGACGATTGAGTCGAGACGGCCTCAGGTCTTTTACCAGACTTGGGGATATACTGAAGAACAACTGAGACGCATACTCCCGGGATATGGGTATCAGCCCGACGGGAGCCTGTGGATCAGAGAAAGGTCAACGCATTAACGACAAACCACGACCGCCTACCAACAAGGACCCTGATGAAGCTCAAAACTCTCACCCTCCTCTGTATCTGTCTGCTCACCACCCCCCTCTTCGCACAAACTGAAATCCGACCCTTTACCGATCACGGCTTCTTGCGAGTCATCAAAGTCGACGCAACTGGCTACTACTTCTGGTCGGTGACGCAGAAAGTCCACGGCGGCTTTTATGCAATCACCGGCATCCCCATCGGCCAGAAATTCTTCTACTACGTGGGGAGTGGTGCCACGAACGGCTTTAGCATGGGCCCTGGCTCCGCATGCCCCCTCGAGGACACTATGGCCTTCAGCGTGAACTACACGCACTCAGGGATGCGCGGCACGGACGGCTCGTTAACCTTCCATGGCGTAGTAGCGCCCTGCGACTCTTTCTTCCATCTGCCAGGCGGAGCGTTCGCAATGGACCAGACCTGGAGTGGATCTCAGGCCAATGTCGGACTCATGATCGACTCGTCCGACGGCACTAACTTCTCCAAGATTCAGATGGGCACGTCGTCAGACGGGATCAACTTCTCCTGGGACACGCTCTTGACCATTCCCACGGGACTCGGCTTTGGCCTGACCGCCCCGCACTTGCAGCCTGATCCCTACAACCCCTCACGGCTATTTGGTTTCGCGGACGTGATTGTCAACGCAAGCACGACCAGAACCACCTGCGTCGAGGTCAACCTCGGCACGAGCCCCGGTACGAGCACTTTCCGTCTTGCCTCAAATGCCGCGTGCACAAGCTGGACGACCTACTCCTTCGGCGCTTCGGTAAGCACCATGCCGGCGGTTACGAACCTGATTCCATCCATGTCCGTTCAGAGCCTCCAAAAGGTCGACGGCGCATTCCAGCTCTTTGGGACACAGACAGTCGCTCCCTCCAACACGCCCCCATGCCTACCCGGAGAGTCGACATCGCTCTACTACTCCAACATCAACATTCCTCTCAATGGGGATGATGAGACAC
This is a stretch of genomic DNA from Acidobacteriota bacterium. It encodes these proteins:
- a CDS encoding helix-turn-helix transcriptional regulator, with translation MVELFYSDFGQRLAQARRRSGRELTQHELAERIGLSRSSLANIERGRQRVHLHVLVRLAEALEMPPSELLPTSSRGGSSTERALKGVGVSDSVIQRAIESMEDVDDVDNESSRKSAGASERAAGP
- a CDS encoding ImmA/IrrE family metallo-endopeptidase; translation: MTWTTRAAERAQELLNELQVHEAPIDVRDIGRQLGVIVLEEDLEGEVSGMLTREARRPVILVNRSDSITRKRFSIAHELGHFLLHKETVFVDRRVRFRNQRSSLGIDREEIEANQFAAELLMPTDFIGRIFSQLQDAGCAEDCEELVSKMAGSFEVSPQAMEIRLVNLGILSTV